The sequence GATCGAGACTGTCAGCCATAAAATATTTTCTCAGTTTACTCCGCTGGATGCCTCAGTAATGTGTGTTTATtcgtttcatgtttttttttagcgtCTTTCGTTTACCGCAAGACATGTTCCATTACACCCTACTTGTTTTGCAATTTCATGCAATAGATCAGAGTTTTTCATGAACTTATCTAATACTGATATCAGGTGGTCTATCACTGGTCGTAATATTTCACGATGGCCTAATAACAGTAAGAATTCATAAAAACTCATACAATGAAAGCGTGAAAATGATCGCTGTTCCAATTGAAAGATCCTGGCATTTTGAATGATGTGGTGTTTTGTATGCAACTGAAGCCATCGCACGATTGGTACTCATCATGGCTGCTCTGCCGTCACAAGAGGCCAATTAGactaattatattattataattattagcGTCGAAAAGCGATTTGCGATGACTTTGACCGTAATTTAAATGAAAGGAACTTGGACAACTATAACATGAAAAAAAGGGGTGTCGGAAAGCCCTTGGTTTGTGTATTAGCGagaaacaatgaaaacgttcTTGCCATTTCCTAGTGCGCATGCGTATAAGGTAAATGCCAATACCAAGAGAGAAATGCCAaattgcaaacaaaacaaaaaacgcaATTTGTTAGCAGTCTTTTCTGCTGATGAGTCTGTTTTCCTGTTCTTTAAAAAATAACCCCTCAAACAGTAATGGCAAAATTTATCTGAGCCGCATTACCACATGCGAAGGATGCCTAAGTTTGTTGCATATATAACGCTGACATGTAACATATACCCAGCGTGTTGTATGAGCCGAGAGAAGGTTAGCATCTCCCTCGATAAGGACGAGAAAAGTCTTCGGACTTTCAACCTACAACACATGGTTAAGGCTATGCCACTTACTTCGTGGCATCTAACCAATTTTTTACGATTCGCAGTGTTATAAGGATGAGCCATTTCGCAAGCGGGATATTCAAAGAACACGTTTCACTGGTGTTTGTTCATACAAGAAAAATTATGATTTGTGCTTTTGCTGAAGGGAAAACGTCAAATGGCAGGCTACTGTTTGTCGCAAGACCAGAGaaacattgttatttttttctagcTTTCATCTTTTTCGCTATTGCTGCAGCTGACGACGGGCAAAACTACGATACGAGCTGAAATCTAACAAATTTCGGTGACTTTTTACTGTCACATTGTCAACACGACTCGATAACTTATAGAAATCGTTTTACAATCAGTGATTTTCTAATCAGTGGTATCacattttaatttctttcactgATCGCAAGTAGGCGACATTCAGTTTTTTTGTTCACGGTCTCAATAACCAAGGACGCGTGTAAGAacttaatgagcgaagtttcaattTGTCCTAATCGTTTTTTCGGCCATTTGTAGCATTTACAGCAACAACATTGCTGAAcgaataaacaaatgaaaaaatgcGATTATTGCATTCGCGAGGAACAAGAGAACGTATCCTAATTTCGTTTCGCAGGCGGGAGAAATTGAGATTTTTtgtgaagactgcaaattggccgcctcTTTAGGTTTTTTCAAGGGCTTTGGGCCTCGATTTCGTGTACATCGATTCAAGTCCGCTGGACCTGCTAAGAATGCATAACCAtgattttctatttgctttgcTTCACACAACCCAGTTTTCCATTTTCACACTACATATCCTGTGGAACGCACTTTGATTACtacttgttattattattatttcgttatttttttgGCATATTTTGGACACGTTAATGAGATAacatataaaataatatataactCACTTTTTCTTAGAAGTTTCTCCGACCCTTTCCAGTAAGTAACATATGAACATGAagaatgaaatttaattttctcttttccctttttttttttcatcgcaGGATCGATGCCTGTATGACATCAATGGTAGTGTGTTCCTTTACAACAGGTTGGGTCGCAATTAACCGGGTTAACACGTGTCAAAAACACATACTAGAGGCATTTCATTCGCCAGTGGAGGAAAATCATTGATTCAAAACGCAAACTTTGATAATGTATACCAAATCAATGATGTGATTTTCATTCACGAGTTGACCCAAAGGGACCTTTGGTTGGTTTTAAAAGCTCACCTGTAATCATCCAAACAGCAAACCGTATCCAGGTCAAGAACGACAGCTTCAGGATCAGGAATACGTTAATAAATATCGAGAGCAAAGGTATTGCTGGTACACAAGGCACCTTAAATGGCAGGGGCGTCTTGTTCTGGGGCTGACGCAAAAGGAGCACTATACTGGCAATAAGAAGAGCACCCAACACAACAGCCACTAGAATGGCCCAAGAACGAGCCTTTACAAGCGCATCGGTTCCCCAGATTAAGAAGATACTGGTGAAGAGAAACACGGCCAGAGTGCTGTAGATTCCAAGAGCTGCACGCCGCGCGGTTTCTTGGGTGGGGCCGTTTGTTTCATGCATCTCTTGATTGTTTTCTCTGATAGTTTCTCCGTCATTTGAAGCACCTTCATTGCTCAAAAATATGTTCTCTCCGCCTTCAACAATCCCCACAGTTCCTGGCTGATAGCGGAGCAAGAGCACACACAACGCTACTATTGTGTAGGCAAGAAGTGTACCAATTGACATCATTTCAACCAGAGCTGCGAGGTCAAATATCAGGGCAAGAAGCGCCGCTAGTGAGCCAGAGAAAATGGTAGCAATAACTGGAGTTTCTGTCTTGGGGTGGACTTTTGCAAGAAACCTACAATAAGAgatgttaaagaaaaaaaaggaaattcaacTAAATTTAAACTTATGTCTGATCCTGAAGGGCTTCAAAGCCAACGAGATCACAAAAAAAGGCTGCATCATGAATTAGGCAATTTGCCAGAAGCTAAAGCCATCACTAGCTAAGaataatattttcttttccCAGTTTCTCTCCCAAAGATCACTAACTggtattagtatttaccaaatcagtggatagcaattttcgcgcgttttgattagctcccgtaacttggaatatccttcgatattcactgttttgcgaacggagagaaaaatggatCGACGTCTcacaaaagtttcagaagaagaaattgtggccattaataatgaaacaacattttcttatgcatctgatttggtaaacactaaaacaactatccccctcagggtcggtgaagagcggtggatatataccgagacgctttgcgtctcggtatatatccaccattaTTCACCTCTCCTTCAGAGGATAGTTGTACACTATTATCGTGTTTAAAAAACATATATACAGATTTCAAGATCTACTAAATCACGCTTAAACTCTTATTCAATACCGAGGAATTTATCTCCGAGTTACAACATTTGGTGTGACTCGGCGACAACATTCCGATCTTCCCGGTAAGAGCTAGCATTAGATGGTTGAAGACCAAGCAATGAGTGAATCATGGACTTCCGTCTCTTGAGCGCAGTCTCGGATAAATGCAACAATGGCACGTGCCAACAGTTACAAAGACTGACCTCTACTAGCTACTACCACAGCACGTGCTTGAGCTTTTTGCTGCTGACCGATATTATCACAGCTTCTTGAAAATAAGAATGTTTCAACTACAGTTCCACTCTTTACAGGATCGTTCTACAGAAGTTCAGATGAATGGATCACAAGTTATGACGAAAATCCTACCAAATAATAGCCCTTACTTGAAAATGAGGCCATCACTCGCCATGGCGTAGAGCATTCTGGGTAAAGGAAATAAGCCTCCTATAAGGGAGGCACTCAATCCACAGAGGGCTCCCACAGCAATGATGTATTTGGCCCACGGGGCTCCTCGCATGGCAAACACCTCGGGAAGGGCACTTCTTTCAGCTAACTGGTCATACGGCCACATAAGCGTTAAAACTGCTGAGACACCAAAGTAAGCAAGGAAGCAAATGCCTGCCAAGGAAACAGAGCAAAggaagattttttttcatttagctagGGCTAAACAAGTACCAAATCACAACAGGAAAGGTTAAAATCGACTCCATGTCAATTACAGATGGCAGTGGTGTTGTGCTGATGTATGGTACACGAAAAGGCTGCCAGGCACATCTTTTGCTGTTTGGCCCGATCTCGTCGAGCTCTGTTCTATAAGTTTCAGTCCACTTCACAGGCTCATAAGCTATGTTAGGTTACTTTACTTTATTAAGGTTGAAAGCAAAAGATGGTCACACTGTGGCTATGAGAATTTGTTCTTGCTGAATTAGGAATAGTTTTTGATAGCTGTGAAGTTATGTTTTCTTTATATTCTTTTATTCTTCTTCCACACCTTAAAGTGTTTATTGTATTTTTCATTAGTAAAAAtgagcaaattttttttatcagcaaCCATTACATGACAATGACTGAACCTGTGGATGAAATGCCATTTTttacctattattattattattattattattattattattattactattgttcgAAGAAACCTTTTAGTATTTTGACTGTCAAGAATCCATGACCATGTGATAGCACTTCACTCAGTTTGACCACAGAGATACTAAGGCATCTAGGATATGCCATTCCTTTCACAGGAAGACTGAGAAGGAACAGCAAATGCTTTTGATATTTCATATCTTTCATATCAATAATGTTGCATACAAAATACactcaaaaacgaaaattgacTCAATTTAGAGTTTTCCGGTAATtacagagatgtatccaggtttttAAATTATGGGTTCCtctggaccccttcttgaaaaatttgagGGTCCATTGCAAAGTCAATGACCCTTGAGTAGGTTGAGAAACACGCAAATTACTTCTTAACTACaaatttttttgctatttttttctttaaactctttttaaatttctgtagacacgttctttttaactgaaatagcACTAAATCCgaaaacttgcataatttgcaacacagccaagttaGGAGCAACCGAGACCATGACACTTGCGCGCCCGCAATTAATCAACAGGGTCgaacgaaaccaaaattttacatACTTCGCCCTTGTGTTCtttgtcatttcgctcacgataaacataccaatgcttgaaattcgcttggaaagcaaacaacaaactcaacttcgacagaaatgttaaattatcattggcaGATCGAAAGTATCGCCGATTGTCTCGCCTAAAATACAACtccgaaaacgtcacgcaaacCAAAATGTCATATACTTCgtcgttgggttctctgtcatttcgctcccGATAAACTAACTAATGCTTGAAAatcgcttggaaagcatgcaacaaactcaacttcgactgaaatggtaaattatcgTTTGCAGATCGACAGTGTCACCAATTGTCTCACCAAAAACAttgatattagggagcttaagcaacctcgacgacgacggcaacaaaaacctcacagatttgcatatttgacaataaaaacagcatttttgcgCGCTTTTCACgtcatttttcatcttttgacattttgaagacgttctcgttctttctacgatgtgaaatgacctgtttgcagttgtgtggacgacgagagcatatgatgacaactgttcaattttgtcttcttatgtcccaagcgctggttccaatttaattccacggtagttaaaacacatttttcaagcataatgactttgaataattgaaaaatgatttcagaaaagcgaagttacatttttagatgacgttctcgcttccgtcgatgtttgcttaaagctccctaatgtcacACAACACGaggaaattcaaacataactAAGCACGAGCGACTCAGGAGAGTAATGAGATTAACACAATGCCTTTTCGGCTCTAGTCTGcaaatttacagcgaaatagacaGTAAAGAATCAATCagctgataaaaattgttttcaccaaacacaaatttgcatatcgtgtggcgctgttttttcctggagtttgtaatttgcataaacattcgattttttttctgcgttCAATTGGACCCTTCCCTTcgttcaatattctctgcgtccaaaagaaAAAGGAGTACGTCCCAGAACGCAATGACACACTCTGGATACGTCTCTGTCAGTCAATCTAGTTCACTTGACATTAACTTGCTACTTGAATGATGAACAGTGTTTTGCATAAAATAATACTACTTACTCCACTTTTGGCTAAACTCAAGGGCCTCAATTACTATCAAACCAGAAAGAACTTCTCATTGGGTTTCCCGGGAAAGGTTCACGACAGAATTCCCAGATTTCATATCACAGATACAAAGCTGTGATAGGTTTAGTTTATCACTTGTCAATGTCCTGGTTAGgtgccccgtttatatggagaaaagttgtcctgGGTAAAAGGGTCACCCTCCTACCAAAGCTCCAATGGGTGAGCCTACTTTTCCTACATTTCCCTCCAAAACTTGACGACCCATCTGCATGAGAAAAAAGCTTCGCTCTGCTTGAAGGGTGACCTGCCTAACCAGGCCAAtatttctccatataaacactttggcttACCCAGCAGGGTCAACTCCATCAAGTTGAGACAATCAAGGCATGCATGGCCAGCACTTGATTGGGGCAAAGGGGTCAACTTTTTGTCATATAAATGCTTGCTTAATTAAGTTGACTTGGCCAGAAGGGTGACtctcttgcccgggacaacttttctccatataaacagggcctTAATAAAGAGCCTTTTAAAGACATGTAACCCTAAGCAGATACTCCAgaccaaacaacaaaaaatcaaaTCCTTCCTGAAAATCATCAGAGAAGGACAATATTGGCTACTGATGATGCTTATTAAAATAGTTTGAATTATCAAGATTAACTAGTATAGAATAATTCTACTTGAATTATCTAGCTATTAACAACATTTTCTCACCAAGGGCCAGGACTATAGATATTGGAATAGTTCGACTTGGATTCTTTGCCTCTTCaccagttgttgcaatcacatCAAAACCAACAAAAGCATAAAAACACGTTGCTGCCCCGGAAAACACACCAGAAATCCCATAGGGTGCGAAATCACGCGTCCAGTTCTCGACCTTTGCGTAGTATAAACCAACGCATGTTATAAACAGGATCACAAACAGATTGATCCCTGTAAAGAAAGTGTTGAATCTGGAAGAGTTTTTAACTCCAAGGGTTAGGATCAACGTCGCCAATAGGACGAGAGTAAATGCAAAAAAGTCTGGATAAGATGCAAATCCCTTCAGTTGGATTTCTCCAAAATGAGATAGCGCAAAATTTCGAATTGTATCGTTTAGTGTAGAATCAAAATAATCACTCCACGCTCGCGCTAAGGATGCACAACCGATGACATACTCTAAGAATAAATTCCACCCAATAATAAAGGCGCACAGTTCTCCCACAGTGACATAGCTGTAGATGTAGGCCGAGCCTGCTTTCGGTACACGAGCGCCAAATTCAGCATAACAGAGTCCAGAAAGAACAGAGGCCACTCCAGCAACAAAGAACGAAATTACAATACTAGGACCAGCAACTGATCGAGCTACCTCTCCTGCTAACACATAGATTCCAGCTCCGAGCGTGCTCCCAATGCCCAGTGTGGTTAAGTCGAATACCGATAAACATCGAGACAATTGCGTTTGCGTTAGAGAGTTCGGATCGATCACCTTTTTCTGTGCAAATCTTTTCAACAAAAAAGCCATCTTGGGATGAGATATCCCGTTGATCATTTAACACGTGGAGGTTAAGTAGCTTACTAATAGTGACATCAAACCGTCGCGTTGCCAGGTTTCACTTTAAAACGTTCCACTTTAAAAAGCGCGCGCTGAAGTATTCTTCGTTTCTCTATGTCACTGACATGTAAACAAAGACACTTATTGGAATCAATCGAATCCCAACGGAGAGAAGTATTTAGACGATTGTTCAATCGAACCTGGCATTTGTTAACTTATGGATTGCCCGGGGGAGTTATGGGAAATTTAAGAAATCGAGACAGTATAAGTTATCATACACAAATGCCTTTGGTCGACCGTACTACAAACCGCAGCCCGTAGCAACAAAAGCTGACGGTACAATTAGTGAAACTTACACTCATGGCGCTTGAAAACCGCAAGTTTGATGACCGGCGAAGTCTAAACGAAGAAGGATGACAGCATTTAACTTCCAAAAAACTAAATAGATATCGAAAGCAATTTATCACAAAAAAAAGTTTGTAATTTCTTTcaaggcgaatctttgctgacgtcattgtttacatttgtgctcattagcatacgacttatctgatagaagcagtggccgtatatatgaactaaatgcaaaagttgaaagagctgattaagttgagcaatttgcgcaattttcagctctttgcaagcagtattgaaggaaatatcagacatcaaaaactgcgaaattgctgggtggcaaaaaagttaatgagccgtaaaatttggagtttttagaagagaatttctccgaaaccattcgatgaattggactcaaattttcagagaaaacttaaactgttatgcgcTTTCAATATTcatagtttttattttattagcgtcatcagatagtgataagcatatgttaatgaggcaaaaagtgtaaacaaagattcgcctatagtaTTGTGCTACGTATTTTGTACTAACACATGCCGTACACGGTTGTGAACCTTGAGGAGAGTGCAAAAGCGCAATCGCATTTATCATGTACAGAACGTCTCGAGACACACATGTACACGATACATTAAAGAAATATAAGGAACAATTCTTTATTTGTATAGAATTTACTCGTTGTTACGCCGCACGAATGGATGAAAGGGAACTGTCTCACGTGAGCTAGAGGCCGACATTTCCCTCCCTCGCCGCCTGCTCGCCCAAGGGGCCACAGGTATCAGAAACTTGGCACTAACGAAAAACGATTAGCTCGTCAAATTTTCGGGGAACATCGTTAGCCTAATGGGTACAACGCTCTGGTACCACGTGCAGAGGTGGTGCTCTAATTTTCGAGTTTTTGTTAGTGGTAATCCAGTGCTATGGGTATTCTGTTTTTTTCATAACTGAAGTTGTTACCATAATTATTTTGGAAAAATATCTGCGTACAGTGTTAAAGAGGCCGTCTATAACCCTAAATGCTTCGAGTCTCTTGAACTCGTCAAGAATTTTCCATTTTACAAACGAGGGCACATGCTAAACAAAAGCATTTTATTACAAGCAGGCCAAAGGTACGACACGCTTTTATAGTGGCGGATCTAAGGGATTTTAAGCATATCCATGCAGtctctgccccccccccccccactcccTTAACTCAAGCTCTGGATCCgccactgttttattttccgCGAAAACAGGACTAGTATATTAGTTCTCTCGAGTTTAAGTATCATGGCCGGGATGCAATGTGAAACAACAACCTGACACAGGTGTGCTTAAGGATTCCATAATATGTTTGGAGAGGTTATGTTCAGCAAATGATGGGAAGGGATGCTGTCCGCTTTCGAATGAAaactaggttttttttttcagtatccTAGAAACATCTACGCTTTAAATAACTTACAAATCAaagaatttaaaattctcaCCTATGGTAAGCACTGTGGCTACAGGTACGTCTTTCGAGGGATTGTTAGATTCTTCGACCGATGCTGCAATGATATCAAACCCAACAAAGGCGTAAAACGCTGAAGCGGAGGCGGCCAGCACGCCAGAGAAACCGTAGGGTAAAAAATCATCCGTCCAGTTTTTGCTTTGTGCAAAACTTCCCCCAAAGATTATGATAAATGCTATGACCAACACGTTGAGAGCTGTGATCACATTGTTTGTCAGTGAAGTGAACTTAACGCCAAAGCACAAGGATACCACGATAAGTAGTGTTACAAAAGCCGCGAGAAAGTCAGGATAAGTTGCAATGACTCCAGAAGTGTCGAGTCTTCTCATATTAAACATCGTGAAATTTCGTATGACATCGTTTAGCAAAGCAGAGTCTAAGTACGAGCTCCATGCTCGAGCGACCGAAGAAGCTCCTATTATGTACTCGAGAATCAAGTTCCAACCTATTATGAAAGCGCATAGCTCACCGATGGCAACATAGCTGAATGTGTAAGCAGAGCCAACACGCGGAACCCTCGCTCCAAACTCGGCATAACACAAACCAGCGAGCAGGCTGGCGAGAGCGGCCACTAAAAAGGACAAAACTACACCAGGACCGGCGACATCTCGCGCAAGAGTTCCAATGAGAATATAAACACCAGCCCCTAATGTCGAAGCGACACCAAGCGATGTTAAATCCAGCTTGGTCAAACAGCGCGAGAGCTCTGTTGTGTGGATAGTGGTTGCGTCGATAAATTTCTTTCGACAAAATGGTTTTAGGATGCGATTCATTATATATAAAAATTCCTCTGTAACAAATTTTCGCTCTTCTTTTCTAATGGCATCAAACTCGGTGCTGCCACAGTTGATCTGGCGGTGATTTAAGGGTGGACAGGTGCAGCCTCCAGTCTCCAGTAGTTACAAAAATCGACCAAGGAAAATCTCAACCCCCACCTTGAATAAAACATGTTCTATGAACAATTAAAGGAAATTCTCTAAGTTGTGTTAATTTCTTTTCAGCCATGATTTTAATCTTGTGTTTCATAATGCAAAAATTATTGCACATGTTTTATATCAGAGGCGAAATCATAACACATTTTTGCTGTAAGGATTTTCCCTCGCagtatttctgaaaaaaaaaaaattattccaaaAGAATTTTTCACAAATGTCTTATCTCAATTTCGCAATTTTTCAGGGAGGTGATAATCAcagaaaaaagattattttgaTCTGTATGCCTTGACTCTGAGCGATATTTCCATCGTGCTCGATTAATTTTTTATGACTTACATTGATGATTTTTATGATCTTATATATAATCATAATGAAGGGGCTTGAAATGCCAGCTGCCGCCAGTTCACGTTTATGAATTCTTAATGGCTGCAGATCAAGCACTAGGAGGGAGCAGAAACGTCATCTGGTCTGGCTTGGATCTGTCTTTTTACCAGAATACATATAATTTAACCATAATGCATTGCGCTACGAACAACGCAAGAATAGGAGGATTTTCTGAGAAAGAAACGAGTTGTCGCAGTTGTCGCTTTGCTTACTCATTCTTCTTTGTGCATCACTTTCTGAGCTGTCGCATTTCTTCCAGTGTGTGAGAGTATTGTGAATCTGAAAAGATTTTAAGAAACATCTTTCGTTTTTTCCTTCCAGGCAATTTTCATCTCTAGTGAACTTTTAGTTTAGCAGTGAAATtaatcaagtgaagctatgaccctagcagttatgaacgcatttttagcaattgcgtagataagcctgaaaaattcagggttCTCTATACAATTACTAAAATTGCTACATAACTGCGAGGGTCTTAGCTTCACTTGATTTTGTATCCGCAGTTCATTAtgtgattcatttcatatatatgtATCATTCAATGTTTCAATGGATttaaaaattactgaaatttgCTACGGTAGCACCACGCGTTTAGCACGAAATTTTGTCGCCATTTCAATTCGCTTTTTCGGATATTCCATGTACATTCCTATCAGAGCGGTGGGATGGTAGTGGCCTAAGAAGGCCCTAATTTGGGGAAACTGAAACTTGGGTAACCTGTGTGTCAGGTATTTGGGACTGGAACCCATACTTTCTATTGGTTCTGATTTATGTTCGAAAAAAAGGCGGCCATTTTACAGTGGAAAGAAACGACGTTTCACGTTTGCCAATTTTCTCCCCAAAGCTTTGATTCATTTTTAAGAGCGACAAAAACGCAATACGAATGTCATGGATGTTGATTTTGTGATTCCTTTGTCTAAGGATGATTTGTTAAGCGGAGAAGCGGGCTCCTATGTAGTAGACGAAATCCTTTCTGTGCGAGTTCTTCCGAACAAGCTTCGAGGTAGGTCAATTTTAATTAAGACCGAAACGTCTAAGGCCTTGAATAGGCATGCAATAATGAAGGGTCACTTTCTTTTTAGTTTTCAATATCATGTGATTATTTTCAGCCTGCCTAGCAGACCTCCGATCCGGTGGACCACTTCTTATTGTCGAAAATTTCGATTGCTTTTTCAGCGTTTTAAGGTTAGTATAATTTATAGATGTCATGATCATTCTGGATGACCCGCATGTTGCTATAGTCCTCTCTGAAAATCAAGAAGAGCTGGCAAAATCAATTTGTTAAAATGAAATACTTTATTCGAAGACTGAAATGAACTGATCACCCTCTTGGCCTTGTGGTACAAGGCTACAAGAAACACCAGCCCCCTTGGTTTGCAAGAGGCGTGTAGTGGGTTGGTTTATGCCTCTTTGGCCTGAAAATTCTGAGTTGTTACGTTTTCCTTGTGTGATTTGCAGTCATGGCGCCCTCAAAATATAATGCCCCTACATGACGCCCCCTAACTACAAGACATAACGCCCCCTACTATTGAGATagataaacaatagccttcatttggcacGAAAATATGCTAGAATATTTGTCTGctgacattatctgttccgagaagcgaacagttttccgagagcgaagctcgaggaaaactgtgagcttctcggaacagataatgtccaatgACAAATAaacgagcatattttcgcagccaaattgaagGCTATTGTGTCTATTATCCATTGGTTttaaaaactggggaatatcctcggatattccccagttttagctggggaatattcgcccacgtgacgcgtttagaccaatcgcgcgcaagcgaaaatgtttgatggattataaagatgtttaattggttaaactttgtttaacctcATAAAAGTTATTTTCAGCACTGCACAACATATCTGTAATAATACCATAAGCAGTCCTTTTTAAGAACTCTTCCCTAGACTGTTGATGTCACTGAGGTTTGCAGGACAGCTACAGTCATtgagtcaggttgagattgattAAATTTCAGCCTTATGATGCCATAATCTCAGTTTTCTAATGGAGGCGTGCAGCATGATGTCCCTGAGGATATATATGCGGCAGCGTATTTTCAGATGGTTACCCATACAATTATTGACCCATCCTACTGAATTAGCTTCAATAAACAGAGGAGAATCAGTGTTTTTGTCTGACAAAGCATAATATTACAGACTACTGAGACTTTGGGATTAAATTACTACAATTTGGGA is a genomic window of Acropora muricata isolate sample 2 chromosome 8, ASM3666990v1, whole genome shotgun sequence containing:
- the LOC136926231 gene encoding cationic amino acid transporter 2-like isoform X1 — protein: MINGISHPKMAFLLKRFAQKKVIDPNSLTQTQLSRCLSVFDLTTLGIGSTLGAGIYVLAGEVARSVAGPSIVISFFVAGVASVLSGLCYAEFGARVPKAGSAYIYSYVTVGELCAFIIGWNLFLEYVIGCASLARAWSDYFDSTLNDTIRNFALSHFGEIQLKGFASYPDFFAFTLVLLATLILTLGVKNSSRFNTFFTGINLFVILFITCVGLYYAKVENWTRDFAPYGISGVFSGAATCFYAFVGFDVIATTGEEAKNPSRTIPISIVLALGICFLAYFGVSAVLTLMWPYDQLAERSALPEVFAMRGAPWAKYIIAVGALCGLSASLIGGLFPLPRMLYAMASDGLIFKFLAKVHPKTETPVIATIFSGSLAALLALIFDLAALVEMMSIGTLLAYTIVALCVLLLRYQPGTVGIVEGGENIFLSNEGASNDGETIRENNQEMHETNGPTQETARRAALGIYSTLAVFLFTSIFLIWGTDALVKARSWAILVAVVLGALLIASIVLLLRQPQNKTPLPFKVPCVPAIPLLSIFINVFLILKLSFLTWIRFAVWMITGLSIYIFYGLRHSVEGKRQSEQEGYVPLEQMDSSRSDQPEPQDGQSLKK
- the LOC136926231 gene encoding high affinity cationic amino acid transporter 1-like isoform X2, whose amino-acid sequence is MNRILKPFCRKKFIDATTIHTTELSRCLTKLDLTSLGVASTLGAGVYILIGTLARDVAGPGVVLSFLVAALASLLAGLCYAEFGARVPRVGSAYTFSYVAIGELCAFIIGWNLILEYIIGASSVARAWSSYLDSALLNDVIRNFTMFNMRRLDTSGVIATYPDFLAAFVTLLIVVSLCFGVKFTSLTNNVITALNVLVIAFIIIFGGSFAQSKNWTDDFLPYGFSGVLAASASAFYAFVGFDIIAASVEESNNPSKDVPVATVLTIGICFLAYFGVSAVLTLMWPYDQLAERSALPEVFAMRGAPWAKYIIAVGALCGLSASLIGGLFPLPRMLYAMASDGLIFKFLAKVHPKTETPVIATIFSGSLAALLALIFDLAALVEMMSIGTLLAYTIVALCVLLLRYQPGTVGIVEGGENIFLSNEGASNDGETIRENNQEMHETNGPTQETARRAALGIYSTLAVFLFTSIFLIWGTDALVKARSWAILVAVVLGALLIASIVLLLRQPQNKTPLPFKVPCVPAIPLLSIFINVFLILKLSFLTWIRFAVWMITGLSIYIFYGLRHSVEGKRQSEQEGYVPLEQMDSSRSDQPEPQDGQSLKK